In Prosthecobacter fusiformis, the sequence GCCATATTCACTTCATATCGAGCAGCCGCCGCGATTCCTCCAGCAGGAAAGCGGTATCTGTGAAGGGTTCCCAGCTCACATCCCACCAGCGCACACGGCCTTCGGCATCCACCAGTACCGCCGCATGCAGCGGCTCATCCTCAAAGTCATCATAAGCTTTGAAAGACTTAAACATCGCCAGTCCAGGATCGCAGTAGATGGGAAACGGGGGCAACTTGCCCGTGCTCATCTGTTCTGAGATTCGTCCCGCCAGGGAGACTGGCTCCAGGGTGACGGCAGCAAGCTGGATGCCCGCCTTTTCATAGTCGGGGGCCACTTTGGCAAAGGCATTGATCTGCGTCATGCAGTGGCCACAGGCGCTGCCCAGGTAAAACAGCAGCACATGCGGTTTCCCCTCGAAGGCGGCTGCGGTGACCGGTTGCCCCTCCAGAGTCAGCGCCTCCCATGGAGGTGCTGCGGGTGGCTGCCAGTGCATGGGCCCCAGGGTATCCAGCGCCGGGCGCACCCCGCTGTCCTCATGTTTTGGAGCAGCCTCACGCCATTCTTTCCCCGTGCCCAGGGTCACCGCCAGCGCATCCAGCCGCATGGCCACAGGCAGATCCTTGTCCATGGCAAAGGCTAGCTTGCCTACTTGTTTCAGCGTCTTTTTCGCGTCCTCAGTCTTGCCCAGCGCGGCCTGCACTTCCGTCTTCACGGCCAGGCCATAAAGCTCCTCAGACATGCCCTTCAGGCAGGCTTCCGCTTGGGTTTGACCACCCAGTTTCAGCCACAGCGGGGCGGCACGTTCCTTCGGCATCCCGGTCGCTGCTTGCAGCTTTTTAGCCGCATCTTTAGCTCCCATGAGGATGGCCTTCAGCGCCCGCAGTTCAGCCACCGCCTCAGCCGCTGCATCAGGCTTCTTTCCACCTTTAGCGGGCGGCCCGGCTTTCTTCTCGCCCTTCTTCTTGGCCTCCGCCTTTTTGATCTTCGCCTGCCACTGCTCCAGATGCGCGATGTTGATGTCCAGGGACTTCACATCCCCCTGATGATAAAAAGCCAGCCCGCGTGCATGACGCCGCGTCACCTCATGCTGGGCATGATCCACTGCCGTGATAAATGGCCCATCGGTCACGGCCAGCAACTCCTCCCAGCGCTCCCATTTGATCAGTGTCTCGATCAACCGTGTGCGGCCATAGTTGGCGCTGCCTTTGTCCAGCGTGTTGTATTTGGGATGCCGCGGATTGGTGATCAGGCTGCGGGCCAGCGCCTCGGCCTCTTGGGCTCGCCCCAGTTCGTTAAAGGTACGCACCAGCCATTCCTCATTGTGGGCATAGTTATGAATTTGATCCGGCAGCACCCAGTTCTGGCGCATGTATTCATGATCCGCCCGCGTGCTGGCCTCCTGCTGCCAAGCGGCGTCATCGGGACGCTTCAGTTTGGAAAAGGTGTGCCCCGGCATGTGCCACATATGGGCGATGCCCGGCGCGGACTGGCCATTCTGCGCGGCGGATTTCACCGCACGCGCCGGTTTGCTACCATCCCATAAATGAATGCGATAATGATGCGCGGGATGCTCTGGGTTTGCGACAAAGACCTGGTCCAGCAGCATGTCCACCACCTGCGGACTGCTCATCGGTGCCACATCCTTGGCATGCCAGATTTTCCAGGCCAGAAACGCCTTTGCCTCCACATCCTCCGGGTGCTCCTGCACGATGGTTTCCAGATCGCGGATAAAATCCAGCGCGCGCTGTTTTTTATCCCGCTTGTCCTCCTTGTAAAAATTCTCCAGCGTGGCCAGCCACAGCTTCTCCCTAGCCTCCGCCTTGTCCTTCAGCGCCACAGCCTTCTTCACAAATTCCTTGGCACGCTTTTCGTTATTCACATTCGCCATCGCCATGCCCCAAAAGGCCATAGCGCATTCCTTGTCCAGCACCGCCACCTGCCGGAACGAACGCTCCGCCTCATAATACCAGAAGCCATGGAGCTGGCCCACGCCCTGGTTGAAAAACTTCTGCGCCTCCGCGTTCTTCGTGGAGATTTTGAAATCCACCTTCCCTGTCCCCGGCATCAGCACCGCAGCCTGTCTCGGCCCTTCATTGAAGGCCTCCCCATGCAAAGAATGACCGGGCAAAGGATCCGCCGCCGCACAGACCAGGGCGGCGCTGAAGAAAACAAAGGCTGAAAAACGCAAGTGCATGAAGTGCCTACATCAACGCAGCCAGCGACTGCATTCATGCTGCATCCGCAAATCAAACCTTCCGCCACCGCCGTGCCTTGAACTCATACCGGGGCAGGCTGTCGGATTCCACCAATCGCACCGGGATGCGCATGGAAAAGGTATCCCGCAATTTTGATTCCAGCCGCTTAAACAGGTTTTTGGGCACATTGCCCGGCACCTCGATCAGCAGTTCGATCTCGTCCATGGCCTCGACCTTCCTCTGCTCCACCATGAATTCCACCACCTCGCTAAACTGCCGCACCACGGCCTCCACAGCACTGGGGTACACGTTCACTCCGCGCACCACCACCATGTCATCCACCCGGCTCAGCACCCCACCTTCCAGCGTCAGCCGCCCATTCCACATCCTCTTTTTCACCCAATCCCCGGTGCGATAGCGCAGCAGCGGCCCGGCAGCGCGGTCCAGGGTGGTCAGCACCAGTTCTCCATGTTCACCATCCGCCACTTCCAGGCCTGTGGCAGTGTCGATCACTTCCGCCAGATAGGCTTCTTCGATAACCACGAGCTGCCCCGGTGCCACCGTCAGTTCATAGCTCACCGGTCCCACTTCGGTCATGCCGTGGTGGTCATAAACACGCGCGTTCCATAGCTTCTCGATCCGCGCCCGCACCTCCGGGATACTGCCCCCAGGCTCTCCGGCGACGATGATTTTTCGGATGCTCAAGGCTTCCCTCTCCACTCCGCTGGCCTCACCGATGAGCTCGCCCAGGCGCAGCGCATACGTGGGCGTACAGCACAGCACCGTGGTCCCATACCGAACCATCATTTCCAGACGCGCCTGGCTGGAAAGACCGCCGCTGGGCAGGGAAAGATAGTGCCCGTTGGCCGCCTCATACGCGGTCCAAAAACCCAGGAAAGGTCCAAATGAAAACGCGAAAAAGATCCGGTCGCTCCCCTTCTCCAGATCCGCCGCCTCATACACCCGCCGCCAGCAGGCCAGCATAGCCTCCCAGCTTTCACAGGTATCCAACCACGCCACCGGCTGGCCGCTGCTTGTGCCGCTGGTCTGGCAAAAGCGCGTGTAGTCCGCCAGCGGCTGCGTGAGATGTGTGCCGAAGGGCGGATGCGCCACCCGGTCGGCCAGCAGCTCATCCTTGGTCGTGAAAGGCACCTGCTGGATGAAATCTTCCACCCCATTCATTGCGGAAACCACAGCTCCTGCCGCCTTGAATTTAGGCGCGTAAAATCCGTCCGCAGCGGTCACGGCGAGCAGGATGGAGCGCAGCTTGCGCCACTGGCTGGCACGCAGACGGTCACGGTCGAGGGGGGTACTTTCATCAGCCACCTGGCAGCGTTGCCGAGCAGGCCGGAGCGGTCAAATAGAGATGCACACAGACTGCATGGGCCGGAGCCTCACGCCATCACAGCACACTCTTCACGCACCCGTAGGCACCCGCTTCATCCCCCAGGCTGGCCAGCGCCAGACGCACCTGCTTTCCACCCGGCCGCCATTCGTATTCATCCAGGAAAACCGAAAGCGGTTTCAGCAGGCGGTCCCCTGCCCCCGTCGCGATACCCCCGCCCAAAATGATCAGCTCCGGGTCTAGCACATTGATCAGGCTGCCCAGCGCTGCACCCAGATGACGCAGGGATTCCAGCCATACCTTGACCGCATGCTCATCCCCGGTAGCGACCGCTTCCAGCAGCGCCAGGGTGGTGGCATAACGCCCCTCCCCACGTTCCTGGATCGTCTTATTGCCAATCGCCACCTCCAGGCTGCCAGGCGTGCCATACAGGTCCGTTGGCGCATTCACATCCGTGGAAACATGCCCCAGATGCCCAGCCCGGCC encodes:
- a CDS encoding peroxiredoxin family protein, which translates into the protein MHLRFSAFVFFSAALVCAAADPLPGHSLHGEAFNEGPRQAAVLMPGTGKVDFKISTKNAEAQKFFNQGVGQLHGFWYYEAERSFRQVAVLDKECAMAFWGMAMANVNNEKRAKEFVKKAVALKDKAEAREKLWLATLENFYKEDKRDKKQRALDFIRDLETIVQEHPEDVEAKAFLAWKIWHAKDVAPMSSPQVVDMLLDQVFVANPEHPAHHYRIHLWDGSKPARAVKSAAQNGQSAPGIAHMWHMPGHTFSKLKRPDDAAWQQEASTRADHEYMRQNWVLPDQIHNYAHNEEWLVRTFNELGRAQEAEALARSLITNPRHPKYNTLDKGSANYGRTRLIETLIKWERWEELLAVTDGPFITAVDHAQHEVTRRHARGLAFYHQGDVKSLDINIAHLEQWQAKIKKAEAKKKGEKKAGPPAKGGKKPDAAAEAVAELRALKAILMGAKDAAKKLQAATGMPKERAAPLWLKLGGQTQAEACLKGMSEELYGLAVKTEVQAALGKTEDAKKTLKQVGKLAFAMDKDLPVAMRLDALAVTLGTGKEWREAAPKHEDSGVRPALDTLGPMHWQPPAAPPWEALTLEGQPVTAAAFEGKPHVLLFYLGSACGHCMTQINAFAKVAPDYEKAGIQLAAVTLEPVSLAGRISEQMSTGKLPPFPIYCDPGLAMFKSFKAYDDFEDEPLHAAVLVDAEGRVRWWDVSWEPFTDTAFLLEESRRLLDMK
- a CDS encoding phenylacetate--CoA ligase family protein; the protein is MADESTPLDRDRLRASQWRKLRSILLAVTAADGFYAPKFKAAGAVVSAMNGVEDFIQQVPFTTKDELLADRVAHPPFGTHLTQPLADYTRFCQTSGTSSGQPVAWLDTCESWEAMLACWRRVYEAADLEKGSDRIFFAFSFGPFLGFWTAYEAANGHYLSLPSGGLSSQARLEMMVRYGTTVLCCTPTYALRLGELIGEASGVEREALSIRKIIVAGEPGGSIPEVRARIEKLWNARVYDHHGMTEVGPVSYELTVAPGQLVVIEEAYLAEVIDTATGLEVADGEHGELVLTTLDRAAGPLLRYRTGDWVKKRMWNGRLTLEGGVLSRVDDMVVVRGVNVYPSAVEAVVRQFSEVVEFMVEQRKVEAMDEIELLIEVPGNVPKNLFKRLESKLRDTFSMRIPVRLVESDSLPRYEFKARRWRKV